A stretch of Nonomuraea africana DNA encodes these proteins:
- a CDS encoding alpha/beta fold hydrolase has product MELAFERRGSGPPLILVHGIGHHWQAWLPVMDRLAASRDVIAVDLPGFGRSPGLPAGTPYTAESLADAVESFCAMLDVREPHVAGNSLGGYIALELASRGVVRTATAISPAGFWSRTELLWCQGVLRAMRASAVSRVQATAQSETAVAGALSRLLAAEPVTFLGAGLLVAHPSRLGSVALAAATEALATSSGFDETLDSFTGMLPPAPPKSPITIAWGAHDRLLLRRQAVRAARWSGQRVKLLTDCGHVPMSDDPELVAGVILEGSDPRSPA; this is encoded by the coding sequence ATGGAGCTGGCCTTCGAGCGGCGTGGTAGCGGCCCGCCGCTGATCCTCGTGCACGGCATCGGCCATCACTGGCAGGCGTGGTTGCCGGTCATGGACCGCCTCGCCGCCTCGCGTGACGTGATCGCCGTCGACCTGCCGGGGTTCGGGAGGTCACCCGGGTTGCCCGCGGGCACGCCGTACACGGCCGAGTCGCTGGCCGATGCGGTGGAGTCGTTCTGCGCCATGCTCGACGTGCGGGAGCCGCACGTGGCGGGGAACTCTCTGGGCGGGTACATCGCGCTGGAGCTGGCCTCCCGCGGTGTGGTCCGTACGGCCACCGCGATCTCCCCGGCCGGGTTCTGGTCGAGGACGGAGCTGCTCTGGTGCCAGGGCGTCCTGCGGGCCATGCGCGCCTCGGCCGTGAGCCGCGTCCAAGCGACTGCCCAGTCCGAGACCGCCGTAGCGGGGGCGCTGTCGCGGCTGCTGGCCGCCGAACCCGTGACGTTCCTCGGGGCGGGCCTGCTCGTCGCCCACCCCTCACGGCTCGGCTCCGTCGCCCTGGCCGCCGCCACCGAGGCCCTCGCCACCTCGTCCGGGTTCGACGAGACGCTCGACTCCTTCACCGGGATGCTGCCGCCCGCGCCGCCGAAATCGCCGATCACGATCGCCTGGGGCGCCCATGACCGGCTGCTGCTCCGGCGGCAGGCCGTCCGCGCGGCCCGCTGGTCAGGTCAGCGGGTGAAGCTGCTCACGGACTGCGGGCACGTGCCCATGAGCGACGATCCCGAGCTGGTCGCCGGGGTCATCCTCGAAGGGTCTGACCCCAGATCGCCAGCATGA
- a CDS encoding class F sortase, with protein MSAQYPDPQYPGPYDDRGSRMLRSTLILAAVAGVLTVVVGLVFMLLNPEEYGLSEGRQSLSLSSQPDALPSAAPKQALFQAPPTAPPPLPQVVPAPPMQPSNPIRVVIKRLGINAPVKSVGVDRKGAIETPPIDNPNLVGWYRHGSTAGEAGPAVMLGHKDTRTRSAVFSRLGEIRNGDVIEVKRRDGTTAVFTVGGVEQAGKATFPTQRVYGDQDNAQLHLITCGGVYNRSTGHYTDNIIVYATMTGSHRS; from the coding sequence GTGTCCGCGCAGTACCCCGACCCGCAGTACCCCGGCCCCTATGACGATCGTGGCAGCAGGATGCTGCGGTCCACGCTGATCCTCGCCGCGGTGGCCGGGGTGTTGACCGTGGTCGTGGGGTTGGTGTTCATGCTGCTCAACCCCGAGGAGTACGGCCTGTCGGAGGGGCGGCAGTCGCTGTCGCTGTCGAGCCAGCCGGACGCGCTGCCGTCGGCCGCGCCGAAGCAGGCGCTGTTCCAGGCGCCGCCGACGGCGCCCCCACCGCTGCCGCAGGTGGTGCCCGCGCCGCCGATGCAGCCGTCGAACCCGATCAGGGTCGTCATCAAGCGGCTCGGCATCAACGCGCCCGTCAAGTCGGTGGGCGTGGACAGGAAGGGCGCGATCGAGACCCCGCCGATCGACAACCCGAACCTGGTCGGCTGGTACCGGCACGGCTCCACGGCCGGCGAGGCGGGCCCCGCCGTGATGCTGGGGCACAAGGACACCCGGACGCGAAGCGCGGTGTTCAGCCGGCTCGGCGAGATCCGCAACGGCGACGTCATCGAGGTGAAGCGGCGCGACGGCACCACCGCGGTGTTCACCGTGGGCGGGGTCGAGCAGGCGGGCAAGGCGACGTTCCCGACCCAGCGGGTGTACGGGGACCAGGACAACGCCCAGCTGCACCTGATCACCTGCGGCGGCGTCTACAACCGCAGCACGGGGCACTACACCGACAACATCATCGTCTACGCGACGATGACCGGCTCGCACCGCTCCTGA
- a CDS encoding acetyl-CoA C-acetyltransferase, with amino-acid sequence MAEAYIVGAVRTPVGKKKGGLSTVHPTDLAARTLKALMDRTGVDPAAVEDVIMGCVMQFGPQSMDIARNAWLSAGLPETTAGVTIDRQCGSSQQSIHFAAQGVLSGTQDLVVAAGVESMSIVPMGSSITAALEKGMPFPFGEMWVERYGKQEISQFRGAELMCQKWGFTREELEKFAFESHQRAAKAIANGYFRDQIVPVNGVEDDEGPRPDTTLEKMASLKTLKEDGVITAATSSQISDGSGALLIASEQAVRDHGLTPRARIHQLALTGDDPVYMLTAPIPATQKALKKAGLSIDDIDVTEINEAFAPVPLAWMRELGADPAKVNPNGGAIALGHPLGGTGAILMTKLLNELERTGGRYGLQTMCEGGGQANVTIIERL; translated from the coding sequence GTGGCAGAGGCATACATCGTCGGGGCGGTCCGTACCCCCGTCGGTAAGAAGAAGGGCGGCCTTTCCACCGTCCACCCCACCGACCTGGCCGCGCGCACGCTCAAGGCGCTCATGGACAGGACCGGCGTGGACCCAGCGGCGGTCGAGGACGTCATCATGGGCTGCGTCATGCAGTTCGGCCCCCAGAGCATGGACATCGCGCGCAACGCCTGGCTGAGCGCGGGCCTGCCCGAGACGACCGCGGGCGTCACGATCGACCGTCAGTGCGGCTCTTCCCAGCAGTCGATCCACTTCGCCGCACAGGGCGTGCTGTCCGGCACCCAGGACCTGGTCGTGGCCGCGGGCGTCGAGTCGATGAGCATCGTCCCGATGGGCTCGTCGATCACGGCCGCCCTGGAGAAGGGCATGCCGTTCCCGTTCGGCGAGATGTGGGTCGAGCGGTACGGCAAGCAGGAGATCTCCCAGTTCCGCGGCGCCGAGCTGATGTGCCAGAAGTGGGGCTTCACCCGCGAGGAGCTGGAGAAGTTCGCCTTCGAGTCGCACCAGAGGGCGGCCAAGGCGATCGCGAACGGCTACTTCAGGGACCAGATCGTCCCGGTGAACGGCGTGGAGGACGACGAGGGCCCGCGCCCCGACACGACCCTGGAGAAGATGGCGAGCCTCAAGACGCTGAAGGAGGACGGCGTCATCACCGCGGCCACGTCGTCGCAGATCTCCGACGGCTCCGGCGCGCTGCTCATCGCCTCCGAGCAGGCGGTCCGCGACCACGGGCTCACGCCGCGCGCCCGCATCCACCAGCTGGCCCTCACCGGCGACGACCCGGTCTACATGCTCACGGCGCCGATCCCCGCGACGCAGAAGGCGCTGAAGAAGGCCGGGCTGTCGATCGACGACATCGACGTCACGGAGATCAACGAGGCGTTCGCGCCGGTGCCGCTGGCGTGGATGCGCGAACTCGGCGCCGACCCCGCCAAGGTCAATCCGAACGGCGGCGCGATCGCCCTCGGCCACCCGCTGGGCGGCACCGGCGCGATCCTGATGACCAAGCTGCTGAACGAGCTCGAGCGCACCGGCGGCCGTTACGGCCTGCAGACGATGTGCGAGGGCGGCGGCCAGGCCAACGTCACGATCATCGAGCGCCTCTGA
- a CDS encoding acyl-CoA dehydrogenase family protein, producing MQRDLFEEEHLLFRETVREFMAREVLPHHAQWEKDGIVPREVWKKAGEVGMFGFSVPEEYGGAGITDFRYNAVIVEEITRSGASGLGFSLHNDVMAPYLVDLTDDEQKQRWLPGFVTGELITAIAMTEPGAGSDLQGIRTTAVREGDHYVVNGQKTFITNGINADLVVVVAKTDPAAGARGTTLLVVERGKEGFARGRNLEKIGMKAQDTAELFFENVRVPVANRLGAEDGQGFFQLMNNLPQERMSIAVAAVAAAEAVLEETIEYCKTRQAFGRNLGSFQNTRFVLAELATETEIARHYVDKCVVALNAKQLSVVDAAKAKWWTTELQNKVIDRCLQLHGGYGYMMEYPVAKAWVDSRVQTIYGGTTEIMKEIIGRSFGF from the coding sequence ATGCAGCGAGACCTCTTCGAGGAGGAGCACCTGCTCTTCCGGGAGACCGTCCGAGAGTTCATGGCCCGCGAGGTCCTCCCCCACCACGCCCAGTGGGAGAAGGACGGCATAGTCCCGAGGGAGGTCTGGAAGAAGGCGGGCGAGGTCGGCATGTTCGGCTTCTCCGTGCCAGAGGAGTACGGCGGCGCCGGCATCACCGACTTCCGCTACAACGCGGTGATCGTCGAGGAGATCACCAGATCCGGCGCGTCGGGCCTGGGCTTCTCGCTGCACAACGACGTGATGGCGCCGTACCTCGTCGACCTCACCGACGACGAGCAGAAGCAGCGCTGGCTGCCCGGGTTCGTCACCGGCGAGCTGATCACCGCGATCGCCATGACGGAGCCGGGAGCCGGCAGCGACCTGCAGGGCATCAGGACCACCGCGGTGCGCGAGGGCGATCACTACGTGGTCAACGGCCAGAAGACGTTCATCACCAACGGCATCAACGCCGACCTCGTCGTGGTGGTGGCCAAGACCGACCCCGCGGCGGGGGCGAGGGGCACGACGCTGCTCGTCGTCGAGCGCGGCAAGGAGGGCTTCGCCAGGGGCCGGAACCTCGAGAAGATCGGCATGAAGGCGCAGGACACGGCCGAGCTGTTCTTCGAGAACGTCCGGGTGCCGGTGGCCAACAGGCTGGGCGCCGAGGACGGCCAGGGCTTCTTCCAGCTCATGAACAACCTGCCGCAGGAGCGCATGTCGATCGCGGTCGCGGCGGTCGCGGCGGCGGAGGCGGTGCTGGAGGAGACGATCGAGTACTGCAAGACCCGCCAGGCGTTCGGGCGCAACCTCGGCAGCTTCCAGAACACCAGGTTCGTGCTCGCCGAGCTCGCCACCGAGACCGAGATCGCCCGTCACTACGTCGACAAGTGCGTCGTCGCGCTCAACGCCAAGCAGCTGTCGGTCGTCGACGCGGCCAAGGCCAAGTGGTGGACCACCGAGCTGCAGAACAAGGTGATCGACCGCTGCCTGCAACTGCACGGCGGCTACGGCTACATGATGGAGTACCCGGTCGCCAAGGCCTGGGTGGACAGCAGGGTCCAGACGATCTACGGGGGCACCACGGAGATCATGAAGGAGATTATCGGCCGCTCCTTCGGCTTCTAG
- a CDS encoding class F sortase, with amino-acid sequence MTEQKSLLNKALPGLLIAGSLGGVAAIMAGLLAFITPVDDGSDGSVPMAQPGQGEETVGMYNVANAFVLPSVGPGGPNKPLAPAVLSAPPPAPAGAVVAPIKTTVKAKPTRIRIPKIQVNAPIGGVTVDSKGELQAPPTSKPNLTGWYRFSPVPGEKGPAIINGHVTTKSGAAVFRRLKELAKGDFIYVYRTDGKVTRFTVSGIEQVKKSAFPTKRVYGNVTNSQLRLITCGGMVGANGHYDDNVIVYATLSKKKG; translated from the coding sequence ATGACCGAGCAGAAGTCGCTGCTGAACAAGGCCCTTCCCGGGCTGCTGATCGCCGGGTCGCTGGGCGGCGTCGCGGCCATCATGGCGGGCCTGCTGGCCTTCATCACGCCGGTGGACGACGGCTCCGACGGGTCCGTCCCGATGGCCCAGCCTGGACAGGGCGAGGAGACCGTCGGCATGTACAACGTGGCCAATGCGTTCGTCCTGCCGAGCGTGGGTCCTGGCGGGCCCAACAAGCCGCTGGCGCCCGCCGTGCTCTCCGCGCCCCCGCCCGCTCCCGCCGGCGCGGTCGTGGCGCCGATCAAGACCACCGTCAAGGCCAAGCCGACGCGCATCCGCATCCCCAAGATCCAGGTGAACGCGCCGATCGGCGGGGTGACCGTCGACTCCAAGGGCGAGCTTCAGGCCCCGCCGACGAGCAAGCCGAACCTGACCGGCTGGTACCGGTTCAGCCCGGTTCCCGGCGAGAAGGGCCCGGCGATCATCAACGGGCACGTCACCACCAAGAGCGGCGCGGCGGTGTTCCGGCGACTGAAGGAGCTCGCGAAGGGCGACTTCATCTACGTCTACCGGACCGACGGCAAGGTCACCCGCTTCACGGTGAGCGGGATCGAGCAGGTGAAGAAGTCGGCCTTCCCGACCAAGCGCGTGTACGGCAACGTGACGAACTCCCAGCTGCGGTTGATCACCTGCGGTGGGATGGTCGGCGCGAACGGCCACTACGACGACAACGTCATCGTCTACGCCACCCTGTCCAAGAAGAAGGGGTAA